Proteins found in one Serratia plymuthica genomic segment:
- a CDS encoding methionine ABC transporter permease yields MIESLFPHLRIDQLLNATWETLYMTGIAGLATLVLGIVLGVILFLTSRGQLLQNRTVYSLISVLVNVFRSIPFIILIVLLIPFTKTLIGTILGADAALPALIVGAAPFYARLVEIGLREVDKGVVEAARSMGAKTGTIIFRVLLPESSPALVSGITVTLIALVSYTAMAGVIGAGGLGNLAYLEGFQRNHGDVTLVATLTILLIVFVIQFIGDTITTTLDKR; encoded by the coding sequence ATGATTGAGTCACTGTTCCCTCACCTGCGTATCGATCAATTGCTGAACGCCACCTGGGAGACCCTGTATATGACCGGCATCGCCGGGCTGGCGACGCTGGTACTGGGCATTGTGTTGGGAGTGATCCTGTTTCTGACCTCCCGGGGCCAGCTGTTGCAGAACCGTACGGTGTATTCGTTGATTTCGGTGCTGGTCAATGTGTTCCGCTCCATACCCTTCATCATTCTGATCGTGCTGCTGATCCCGTTCACCAAGACGCTGATCGGCACTATTTTGGGGGCCGACGCCGCCCTGCCGGCGCTGATTGTCGGCGCCGCGCCTTTCTACGCCCGGTTGGTGGAGATTGGTCTGCGCGAGGTGGATAAAGGCGTTGTCGAAGCGGCGCGTTCGATGGGCGCCAAAACCGGCACCATTATCTTCCGCGTGCTGCTGCCAGAGTCTTCTCCGGCACTGGTTTCCGGCATTACCGTCACCCTGATCGCACTGGTGAGCTACACCGCGATGGCCGGGGTGATCGGTGCCGGCGGGCTGGGCAACCTGGCCTATCTGGAAGGGTTTCAACGCAACCACGGTGACGTGACGCTGGTGGCGACGCTGACGATTTTATTGATCGTCTTCGTTATCCAGTTCATTGGCGACACCATTACAACAACGCTCGATAAACGATAA
- a CDS encoding methionine ABC transporter ATP-binding protein, which yields MIVLSNVCKTFDSAQGRVVAVDDVNLAVEAGQIYGIIGYSGAGKSTLIRLLNGLETPTSGSIQVDGFDIAHAKGNQLRQARLKISMVFQHFNLLWSRTVSQNIAFSMQIAGVPKAQIKQRVAELVALVGLQGREDAYPSQLSGGQKQRVGIARALANNPGVLLCDEATSALDPQTTDSILELLLDINRKLNLTIVLITHEMHVVRKICHRVAVMENGRIVEEGPVIDVFTQPQQPITRQFVKQVSRYQETEESFNPLLAQHLPGAIFKLTFVGMQTHQAVISDVIQRYRVTINILHGKISHTLNGSFGELYIHAEGNDLQIDNMLKLLKERDIAVEVIKHD from the coding sequence ATGATCGTTCTTTCGAACGTTTGCAAAACTTTTGACAGCGCGCAAGGCCGCGTTGTCGCGGTTGATGATGTCAACCTGGCCGTGGAGGCCGGGCAAATCTACGGCATCATCGGCTACAGCGGCGCCGGTAAAAGCACCCTGATTCGTTTGCTTAACGGATTGGAAACCCCCACCAGCGGCAGTATTCAGGTCGATGGCTTCGATATCGCGCACGCCAAAGGCAATCAACTGCGCCAGGCGCGGCTGAAAATCAGCATGGTATTTCAGCACTTCAACCTGCTGTGGTCCCGTACCGTCAGCCAAAATATCGCCTTCTCCATGCAAATCGCCGGTGTGCCCAAAGCGCAAATCAAGCAGCGGGTGGCGGAGCTGGTCGCGCTGGTTGGCCTGCAAGGCCGCGAGGATGCCTATCCTTCGCAGCTCAGCGGCGGGCAGAAGCAGCGCGTCGGCATTGCCCGCGCACTGGCCAATAACCCTGGCGTGCTGTTGTGCGATGAAGCCACCTCGGCGCTTGATCCCCAGACCACAGATTCGATTCTCGAACTGCTGCTGGATATCAACCGTAAGCTGAACCTGACCATTGTGCTGATCACCCATGAAATGCACGTGGTGCGCAAAATCTGCCACCGCGTGGCGGTGATGGAAAACGGCCGCATCGTGGAGGAAGGCCCGGTGATTGACGTCTTTACCCAGCCGCAACAGCCGATTACCCGGCAGTTCGTCAAGCAGGTTTCCCGGTATCAGGAAACCGAGGAAAGCTTCAATCCGCTGCTGGCCCAACATCTGCCGGGCGCCATTTTCAAGCTGACCTTTGTCGGCATGCAAACCCATCAGGCGGTGATTTCCGATGTGATCCAGCGCTATCGGGTGACCATCAATATCCTGCACGGCAAGATCAGCCACACCCTGAACGGTTCGTTCGGCGAGCTGTATATCCACGCGGAAGGCAACGACCTGCAAATCGACAACATGCTGAAATTATTGAAAGAACGAGATATCGCCGTTGAGGTCATCAAACATGATTGA
- a CDS encoding acetyltransferase, whose product MITLRARAAEDNAQLADIWRRSVRATHHFLTEDNIAQLFPLVLNDYLPAVDVWVAEDSPGHPCGFIGLNGNKVEMLFIDAQQRGKGVGRALLAHAETLHDELLLDVNEQNPQASGFYRHYGFEITGRSALDGQGNPFPLLHMKLEKR is encoded by the coding sequence ATGATTACCCTCAGAGCACGCGCGGCGGAAGACAACGCGCAACTGGCAGATATTTGGCGGCGTTCCGTGCGCGCCACCCACCACTTTCTGACCGAAGATAACATTGCCCAACTGTTCCCGCTGGTGTTGAACGATTACCTGCCGGCCGTCGACGTTTGGGTGGCGGAAGATAGCCCCGGCCACCCTTGCGGTTTTATCGGGCTGAACGGCAACAAGGTGGAAATGCTGTTTATCGATGCGCAACAGCGCGGCAAAGGGGTCGGCAGAGCGCTGCTGGCGCATGCCGAAACGCTGCACGATGAGCTGTTGCTGGACGTTAATGAGCAAAACCCGCAGGCCAGCGGATTTTACCGCCACTACGGTTTTGAGATCACCGGCCGTTCCGCGCTCGACGGCCAGGGCAATCCCTTCCCGCTGCTTCATATGAAGCTCGAAAAGCGTTAA
- a CDS encoding MetQ/NlpA family ABC transporter substrate-binding protein → MMKKQMMMLAFASLTALASFGAAAETKLVVGASNVPHAEILEQAKPILAKEGIDLVIKPFQDYILPNTALASHDIDANYFQHVPYLNSVLKDHADDKTYDFVSAGAIHIEPIGIYSKKYKSLKDLPDNGKIIMRDAVAEEGRILSIFEKEGVIKLKPGVSKVDARITDVVENPKHLKFQANVEGALLPQMYNNDEGDAVVINANYAIDAGLNPTKDPIAIESGENNPYANIITVHKADVNKPEIVALVKVLHSKAIQDFIREKYKGAVIPVNQ, encoded by the coding sequence ATGATGAAAAAGCAAATGATGATGCTGGCCTTCGCCTCTCTGACCGCGTTGGCGTCCTTTGGTGCGGCGGCGGAAACCAAGCTGGTGGTCGGCGCGTCCAACGTACCGCACGCCGAGATCCTCGAGCAGGCGAAACCGATTCTGGCAAAGGAAGGCATCGATCTGGTGATCAAGCCTTTCCAGGATTACATTCTGCCGAACACGGCGCTGGCCAGCCACGATATTGACGCCAACTATTTCCAGCACGTGCCTTATCTGAACTCAGTGTTGAAGGATCATGCCGACGATAAAACCTATGATTTCGTCAGCGCCGGCGCCATCCATATCGAACCGATCGGGATTTACTCCAAGAAGTATAAAAGCCTGAAAGACCTGCCGGACAACGGCAAAATCATCATGCGCGACGCGGTGGCGGAAGAAGGCCGCATTCTGTCCATCTTTGAGAAAGAAGGCGTGATTAAGCTGAAGCCGGGCGTAAGCAAGGTGGATGCGCGCATCACCGACGTGGTGGAAAACCCGAAACACCTGAAATTCCAGGCTAACGTCGAAGGCGCGCTGCTGCCGCAGATGTACAACAATGATGAGGGCGACGCGGTAGTGATTAACGCCAACTACGCCATTGACGCCGGGCTGAACCCGACGAAGGATCCGATCGCTATCGAAAGCGGTGAAAATAACCCGTATGCCAACATCATCACCGTGCATAAGGCCGACGTGAACAAGCCGGAGATTGTGGCTCTGGTAAAAGTGCTGCACTCCAAGGCAATTCAGGACTTTATCCGCGAAAAATACAAAGGCGCGGTGATCCCGGTTAAC
- a CDS encoding LysR family transcriptional regulator: MDRLTSMAVFVRVVEKGSFVAAADEMAISPTMVGKHIRYLEQRLNAPLLNRTTRRQGLTEAGRVFYERCRRLLADADAAEASARALLSSPSGLLRISAPVTFGNRVLTPILTGFLQQHPDVEAEVVLSDRKVDLIEERYEAAFRIGPVADDGLVARALPDYRMTLAAAPGYLAQHGTPIRPEQLSEHSCFGFSQWDGNHFWRLQSARGEISVPVRPRLRMDSGEGVRRAALAGFGIALHAGMLLDEDIDAGRLVRVLPDYSPLPRPMHLVYLPERRQSPKLEAFIALTVARLWGRA, encoded by the coding sequence ATGGATCGTTTAACCAGCATGGCGGTGTTTGTACGGGTAGTGGAAAAAGGCAGCTTTGTCGCCGCCGCCGACGAGATGGCGATTTCCCCCACGATGGTCGGCAAGCATATTCGCTATCTGGAGCAGCGGCTGAACGCGCCGTTGCTGAACCGTACCACCCGCAGGCAAGGGTTGACCGAGGCCGGCCGGGTCTTCTATGAACGCTGCCGCCGCCTGCTGGCCGATGCCGACGCGGCCGAAGCCAGCGCAAGAGCGCTGTTAAGCTCGCCCAGCGGGCTGTTGCGCATCAGCGCGCCGGTCACCTTCGGTAACCGCGTTTTGACGCCGATCCTCACCGGGTTCCTGCAACAACACCCGGACGTAGAAGCGGAGGTGGTGTTGTCGGACCGCAAGGTGGATTTGATTGAAGAAAGGTACGAAGCCGCGTTTCGCATCGGGCCGGTCGCGGATGACGGCCTGGTGGCGCGCGCCCTGCCCGATTACCGCATGACGCTGGCGGCCGCTCCCGGCTATCTGGCGCAGCATGGCACCCCGATACGGCCGGAACAGCTCAGCGAGCACAGTTGCTTTGGCTTTAGTCAGTGGGACGGCAATCATTTTTGGCGGCTGCAAAGCGCGCGCGGGGAAATCAGCGTGCCGGTCAGGCCACGGCTGCGGATGGACTCCGGCGAAGGAGTGCGCCGTGCGGCGCTGGCCGGTTTCGGCATTGCGCTGCATGCCGGCATGCTGCTGGATGAGGATATCGACGCCGGCCGGCTGGTGCGCGTGCTGCCGGACTATTCGCCGCTGCCGCGGCCGATGCATCTGGTCTATTTGCCCGAACGGCGGCAATCGCCCAAGCTGGAAGCCTTTATCGCTCTGACCGTTGCCAGATTGTGGGGGCGCGCATAA